In the genome of Segatella copri, one region contains:
- a CDS encoding AAA family ATPase, translated as MNKIIINVGRQIGSGGHIIAEKLAEDFGCKCYDRELLNLAAKESGFSEKFFEQNDEQKGFFKSLFHTHLPFLSDSNFYHNDFSQEGLYKFQSDAIKKAADEGNCVFVGRTADYVLRDYKNVINIFITANIDDRIQAVCKRKNIDRATARKFIESHEEQRASYYDYYTGKKWGHSESYDLCINSSHLGIEETEKFIAEFIRKKFGLSD; from the coding sequence ATGAACAAGATTATCATAAACGTGGGTCGCCAGATAGGAAGCGGCGGCCATATCATCGCCGAGAAGCTGGCGGAGGATTTCGGTTGCAAGTGCTACGACCGGGAGCTGCTGAACCTTGCTGCCAAGGAGAGCGGTTTTTCGGAGAAATTCTTCGAGCAGAACGATGAGCAGAAGGGATTCTTCAAGTCTCTCTTCCACACTCATCTGCCTTTCTTGAGCGACAGCAACTTCTATCACAACGACTTCTCGCAGGAAGGCCTGTACAAGTTCCAGAGCGACGCCATCAAGAAGGCTGCCGATGAGGGCAACTGCGTGTTTGTGGGCAGAACCGCCGACTATGTGCTGCGTGATTACAAGAATGTGATCAATATTTTCATCACCGCCAACATCGACGACCGCATCCAGGCGGTGTGCAAGCGAAAGAACATCGACAGAGCCACCGCCCGCAAGTTCATCGAAAGCCACGAGGAGCAGCGTGCCTCCTACTACGATTACTACACTGGCAAGAAGTGGGGACACAGCGAGAGCTACGACCTCTGCATCAACAGCAGCCATCTGGGAATCGAAGAGACAGAGAAGTTTATTGCAGAATTTATCAGAAAGAAGTTCGGACTTAGTGATTAA
- a CDS encoding MATE family efflux transporter — translation MENKQATLELGTKPVGKLLVQYALPAMIAMTAASLYNIVDRVFIGQGVGAMAISGLAITFPFMNLTAAFGAGVGVGASTAISVKLGQKDYATAQNILGNTISLNLIIGIGLSIICLLFLDPILRFFGASDQTLIYAHEYMVIILLGNVVSHMYFGMNALLRAASKPKQAMYATIFTVVMNVILDALFILVFKWGIQGAAIATILSQLMALMWQFKLFSNKNELLHFKKGIYKLKRKLVDNILAIGISPFLMNVCACIIVIFINNQLVRFGGDLSVGAYGIANGIAMVFIMFVFGVNQGMQPIAGYNYGAQKLDRLMRVLNLSIIAATAIMVTGWLIAMFLPYYCARMFTTDKQLIDLGIKAIRVVMFCFPIIGFQMVITNFFQCIGKVKISIFLSLSRQLLILLPLLAFLPMIWDIDGVWYSMPISDFSAAVIAAIVMVCYMNKLKRQHQEQLKVKS, via the coding sequence ATGGAAAATAAACAAGCGACATTAGAATTAGGGACGAAGCCGGTGGGCAAGCTGCTCGTTCAGTATGCCCTGCCAGCCATGATTGCGATGACCGCCGCCTCGCTCTACAACATTGTTGACCGTGTATTCATCGGTCAGGGTGTGGGAGCCATGGCCATCTCGGGTCTCGCCATCACCTTCCCCTTCATGAACCTCACCGCCGCCTTCGGAGCCGGCGTTGGCGTGGGAGCGTCCACAGCCATCAGCGTGAAGTTGGGACAAAAGGATTATGCCACAGCGCAGAACATTCTGGGTAACACGATTTCACTGAATCTCATCATCGGTATCGGACTGAGCATCATCTGTCTGCTCTTCCTCGACCCTATCCTGAGATTCTTCGGAGCCAGCGACCAGACGCTCATCTATGCTCATGAGTACATGGTCATCATCCTGCTGGGCAATGTGGTGAGCCACATGTATTTCGGCATGAACGCCCTACTCAGGGCGGCGAGCAAGCCCAAGCAGGCAATGTACGCCACCATCTTCACGGTGGTGATGAACGTGATACTGGATGCGCTCTTCATCCTCGTGTTCAAATGGGGAATACAGGGTGCCGCCATCGCCACCATCCTATCGCAGCTGATGGCGCTGATGTGGCAGTTCAAGCTCTTCAGCAACAAGAACGAGCTGCTCCACTTCAAGAAAGGCATCTACAAACTGAAGAGGAAACTCGTAGATAACATCCTCGCCATCGGCATTTCGCCGTTCCTGATGAACGTGTGCGCCTGCATCATCGTCATCTTCATCAACAACCAGCTGGTGCGTTTTGGAGGCGACCTTTCGGTGGGTGCCTACGGAATAGCCAACGGTATTGCGATGGTGTTCATAATGTTCGTGTTCGGCGTAAACCAGGGAATGCAGCCTATTGCCGGATACAACTATGGTGCCCAGAAACTAGACCGCCTGATGCGCGTGCTGAACCTGAGCATCATCGCCGCCACCGCCATCATGGTGACGGGCTGGCTGATAGCGATGTTCCTGCCTTACTATTGCGCAAGAATGTTTACTACCGATAAGCAGCTGATAGACTTGGGCATCAAGGCAATCAGAGTGGTGATGTTCTGCTTCCCGATCATCGGGTTCCAGATGGTTATCACCAACTTCTTCCAGTGCATCGGAAAGGTGAAGATCAGCATCTTCCTCTCCTTGTCGAGACAGTTGCTCATCCTCCTGCCCCTCCTGGCTTTCCTGCCGATGATATGGGATATTGATGGCGTATGGTACAGTATGCCTATCTCCGACTTCTCTGCCGCAGTCATCGCCGCAATCGTGATGGTGTGCTACATGAACAAGTTGAAAAGACAACACCAAGAACAGCTAAAAGTTAAAAGTTAA
- a CDS encoding S8 family peptidase, with protein sequence MMKRFLMLYAFLLTAFTLFAHNNRVAGIDMVSYPGGKCMLYRLYLKDKDLDHNPYSVNRPEEFLSARSIERRKRQGLPVDLTDLPLAPAYEKAVADAGIEIVGKSKWNNTLLIRIHKEKELRKLDGFDFIRKMMKVFAAPDSVSQRIRSGVRKGLNEWGNGAGFYGAADAQLKAMNGKRLHENNHLGRGMMIAVFDGGFMNADKIPALHDIKLAGIRDFVVPQSKNIFAEMEHGTMVLSTMAANAPNYYVGVAPEAEYLLVRCEDERTESLAEEDYWASAAEYADSCGVDIINSSLGYHGFDDASMNHHYYEQDGNTALISQTASMCADKGIVCVNSAGNDGMGAWKKINFPADAKDILTVGSINEQGTNAAFSAVGPTADGRIKPDVMAYGSPTCVITGRGSIINDNGTSFSSPLIAGMVACLWQALPHKTAKQIIKLVRLAGNNQQHPDNVFGYGVPDFWKAYQTGKAIK encoded by the coding sequence ATGATGAAAAGATTTTTAATGCTTTATGCATTCTTACTAACTGCGTTTACATTGTTTGCCCACAATAATAGGGTGGCTGGCATCGACATGGTGTCCTACCCAGGCGGCAAATGTATGTTGTATCGTCTTTACCTCAAGGATAAAGACCTTGACCATAATCCCTATTCGGTGAACCGCCCAGAGGAGTTCCTCTCGGCACGATCCATCGAAAGGCGCAAGCGACAGGGACTCCCTGTCGACCTCACCGACCTGCCCCTGGCTCCTGCCTACGAAAAGGCAGTGGCTGATGCCGGCATCGAGATAGTGGGCAAGAGCAAGTGGAACAACACCCTGCTCATCCGCATCCACAAGGAGAAGGAACTCCGCAAGCTTGACGGCTTCGATTTCATCCGCAAGATGATGAAGGTGTTCGCCGCTCCCGATTCCGTGAGCCAGAGAATACGGTCGGGGGTGAGAAAGGGGTTGAACGAATGGGGCAACGGCGCCGGATTCTATGGAGCTGCCGATGCCCAGCTGAAGGCGATGAACGGCAAGCGGCTCCACGAGAACAACCATCTGGGCAGGGGTATGATGATTGCCGTGTTCGATGGCGGATTCATGAATGCGGATAAGATTCCGGCACTGCACGATATCAAGTTGGCGGGCATCAGGGACTTCGTGGTGCCGCAATCCAAGAATATCTTTGCTGAGATGGAACATGGCACGATGGTGCTTTCTACCATGGCTGCTAATGCGCCCAACTACTATGTGGGAGTGGCGCCGGAAGCGGAATACCTGCTGGTAAGATGCGAGGATGAGCGCACCGAGAGCCTTGCCGAGGAGGATTATTGGGCGAGTGCGGCAGAATATGCCGACAGTTGTGGCGTGGATATCATCAACTCCTCGCTCGGCTATCATGGCTTTGATGATGCTTCGATGAACCATCATTATTATGAGCAGGATGGCAACACCGCCCTGATTTCCCAAACAGCATCGATGTGTGCCGATAAGGGCATCGTCTGCGTGAACTCTGCCGGAAATGACGGCATGGGTGCCTGGAAGAAAATCAACTTCCCTGCCGATGCCAAGGATATCCTGACGGTGGGCAGTATCAACGAGCAGGGCACGAACGCCGCCTTCAGTGCCGTGGGACCTACGGCGGATGGCAGAATCAAGCCGGATGTGATGGCGTATGGCAGTCCCACCTGCGTGATAACGGGCAGGGGCAGCATCATCAATGATAACGGAACCTCGTTCTCATCGCCGCTGATAGCCGGCATGGTAGCCTGTCTCTGGCAGGCACTTCCCCACAAGACTGCCAAGCAGATTATCAAACTCGTAAGATTGGCAGGCAACAATCAGCAGCACCCCGATAATGTCTTCGGATATGGTGTTCCTGATTTTTGGAAAGCTTATCAGACGGGGAAAGCGATAAAATAG
- the xseA gene encoding exodeoxyribonuclease VII large subunit, with product MKQRLSLYELNSIVSEIISMSLPDSYWVEAELSEAREGYGGHCYLELIQKDERSNTPVAKAHANCWRNRWMLIKPNFERITGQRIHAGMKVLLKVHAQFHENYGFSWIVDDIDPNYTMGDMARKRLEIINTLKAEGVFDLQKELVLPMFCQRIAVISSATAAGYGDFCNQLADNDYGLQFTTRLFPATMQGEGVEQSVIAALDSINAEWEEYDCVVIIRGGGATSDLSGFDTLALAENVANFPLPIITGIGHERDESVLDMISFQRVKTPTAAAAFLINHLTEVYARVMNAQEAIVQNVKHRLQVEKMRLERLSTTIPVQFSLVKTRQGAYLDRLMNRLTTNLQSKVANAQRKFEIISQNIQPVLERKMLNESHRLQLLQQRIQSQDPALLLKRGYSITLKDGKSVRSASQLKSGDIIETKFAEGSVKAEVMNNL from the coding sequence ATGAAGCAAAGATTATCTCTCTATGAATTAAACTCGATAGTCAGCGAAATCATTTCGATGTCCTTGCCCGACAGCTATTGGGTGGAAGCGGAACTCTCCGAGGCTCGCGAGGGTTACGGCGGGCACTGCTATCTGGAACTCATCCAGAAAGATGAGCGTTCCAATACGCCGGTAGCCAAGGCTCATGCCAACTGCTGGCGAAACCGCTGGATGCTCATCAAGCCGAATTTCGAGCGCATCACCGGACAGCGCATTCATGCCGGCATGAAGGTGCTGCTCAAGGTGCACGCCCAATTTCATGAAAACTATGGCTTCTCCTGGATAGTGGACGATATCGACCCCAACTATACGATGGGCGATATGGCACGCAAGAGATTGGAAATCATCAATACGCTGAAGGCAGAAGGCGTCTTCGACCTCCAGAAGGAACTGGTGCTCCCAATGTTCTGCCAGCGCATCGCCGTGATTTCGAGTGCCACTGCCGCCGGATATGGCGATTTCTGCAATCAGCTTGCCGATAACGACTACGGTTTGCAGTTCACCACCCGTCTCTTTCCTGCCACGATGCAGGGGGAGGGAGTGGAGCAGAGCGTCATCGCTGCCCTGGATAGCATCAATGCCGAATGGGAGGAATACGATTGCGTGGTCATCATCCGAGGAGGAGGTGCTACCAGCGACCTTTCGGGCTTCGACACCCTGGCACTTGCCGAGAATGTGGCCAACTTCCCGCTGCCTATCATCACGGGCATCGGGCACGAAAGAGACGAAAGCGTATTGGATATGATTTCCTTCCAGCGTGTGAAGACGCCGACTGCCGCAGCCGCCTTCCTTATCAACCATCTCACTGAGGTCTATGCCCGTGTGATGAATGCGCAGGAAGCCATCGTACAGAACGTGAAGCACCGCCTGCAGGTAGAGAAGATGAGGCTGGAGAGATTGAGCACCACTATCCCCGTTCAGTTCTCGCTGGTAAAGACTCGTCAGGGAGCCTATCTCGACCGTCTGATGAATCGTCTCACCACGAATCTGCAATCCAAGGTTGCAAATGCCCAGCGCAAGTTCGAAATCATCTCCCAGAACATTCAGCCGGTATTGGAAAGGAAGATGCTCAACGAAAGCCATCGTCTCCAGCTCCTCCAGCAGCGCATCCAGTCGCAAGACCCCGCCCTGCTGCTGAAACGTGGCTACAGCATCACGCTGAAAGATGGCAAGAGCGTCCGCTCCGCCTCGCAGCTGAAATCCGGGGATATTATCGAAACGAAATTCGCCGAAGGCAGCGTGAAGGCAGAAGTAATGAATAATTTATAG
- the xseB gene encoding exodeoxyribonuclease VII small subunit produces the protein MAKEEMKYEQAVRELEQIVERMENDELDIDQLSEQLKRAKVLVKLCKDKLTKTDEEIKKLLSED, from the coding sequence ATGGCAAAAGAAGAAATGAAATACGAGCAAGCCGTAAGAGAGCTTGAGCAAATCGTAGAAAGAATGGAAAACGATGAACTCGACATCGACCAGCTCTCCGAACAGTTGAAACGTGCCAAGGTCCTGGTGAAACTCTGCAAGGATAAACTCACCAAGACTGATGAGGAAATCAAGAAGCTGCTCAGCGAAGATTGA
- a CDS encoding branched-chain amino acid aminotransferase — protein MKDLDWSNLSFGYRQTDYNVRCYYRDGKWGEIEVCSDEYLKLHMAATCLHYGQEAFEGLKAYRCPDGKVRVFRMDENAARLQSTCRGILMPEVPTELFEEMVKKVVRLNQEWIPTYESGATLYIRPLLIGTSPQVGVHPSKEYCFLIFVTPVGPYFKGGFSTNPYVIIRDFDRSAPLGTGIYKVGGNYAASLRANSIAHEKGYACEFYLDAKEKKYMDECGAANFFGIKNNTYVTPKSTSILPSITNKSLMQLAEDLGMKVERRQIPEDELDTFEEAGACGTAAVISPISYIDDLDTGKRYNFGEKPGPISKHLYDTLRGIQYGTIEDKHGWTTVVIE, from the coding sequence ATGAAAGACTTAGATTGGTCTAATTTGTCATTTGGCTATCGCCAGACTGACTACAATGTTCGTTGTTACTATCGCGACGGCAAATGGGGCGAAATAGAAGTTTGCTCTGATGAGTATTTGAAATTGCACATGGCTGCCACCTGCCTGCACTATGGACAGGAGGCTTTCGAAGGCCTGAAGGCTTACCGTTGTCCAGACGGTAAGGTGCGCGTGTTCCGTATGGACGAGAACGCTGCCCGCTTGCAGAGCACATGCCGTGGTATCCTGATGCCAGAGGTGCCAACAGAACTGTTTGAGGAGATGGTCAAGAAGGTGGTCCGCCTGAACCAGGAGTGGATTCCTACCTACGAGAGCGGTGCTACACTCTATATCCGTCCTTTGCTCATCGGTACAAGTCCTCAGGTGGGTGTACACCCTTCTAAGGAGTACTGCTTCCTGATTTTCGTAACCCCAGTGGGCCCATACTTCAAGGGTGGATTCTCTACCAACCCATACGTCATCATTCGTGATTTCGACCGCTCTGCTCCTCTCGGAACAGGTATTTATAAGGTGGGTGGTAACTACGCTGCTTCCCTCAGAGCCAACTCTATCGCTCACGAAAAGGGTTACGCCTGCGAGTTCTATCTCGACGCCAAGGAGAAGAAATACATGGATGAGTGTGGTGCTGCCAACTTCTTCGGTATCAAGAACAATACATACGTTACTCCTAAGAGTACATCTATCCTCCCATCTATCACCAACAAGAGCTTGATGCAGTTGGCTGAGGATTTGGGCATGAAGGTAGAGCGCCGTCAGATTCCTGAGGATGAGCTGGATACTTTCGAGGAGGCTGGTGCATGCGGTACGGCTGCCGTAATCAGTCCTATCAGCTACATCGACGATTTGGATACAGGCAAGCGCTACAACTTCGGTGAGAAGCCTGGTCCTATCTCTAAGCATCTGTATGATACCCTCCGTGGAATCCAGTATGGTACCATCGAGGACAAGCACGGTTGGACAACCGTAGTTATTGAGTAA
- a CDS encoding site-specific integrase, with protein MKIEKFKVLLYLKKSGMDKNGKAPIMGRITVNRTMAQFSCKLSCTPSLWNPRASRLEGKSKEAVETNKDIEQLLLSIQKAFDVLVEKRTDFEAKDVKEALQGSVKTQTTLLSFVDEHISELSTHEGIDMSKSSVWTYRKIRKNLAEFIGEKYRLTDLAFGQLTEPFISDFHHYLLDEKDFSSGTITIYVSLFKKMCRIAFERGLCKNLLFAHYRVGTPRVMTPKALSMSDFIKIRDVELPEDKPRLSVSRDLFLFACYAGTAFIDTVSITKANVKVLEDGDKWLIYNRKKTGTLARVKLLPEALELMAKYEDGARDTLFPLLSTNRVRIDLITICKLAETSKTYSYHSGRHSFASLITLEAGVPMETICRMLGHKDVKMTQRYARVTQKKLFEDMDKFIAATEKDFILAL; from the coding sequence ATGAAAATCGAAAAATTCAAGGTGTTGCTCTACCTAAAAAAGAGCGGAATGGACAAGAATGGAAAAGCTCCCATCATGGGACGCATCACGGTGAACAGGACTATGGCGCAGTTCTCCTGCAAGTTGTCTTGCACTCCATCGCTTTGGAATCCTCGTGCCAGCCGATTGGAGGGCAAGAGCAAGGAAGCCGTGGAAACCAACAAGGACATCGAGCAGTTGTTGCTTTCCATCCAAAAGGCATTCGATGTGCTTGTGGAAAAGAGAACGGACTTCGAGGCTAAGGATGTCAAGGAGGCCTTGCAGGGCAGCGTCAAGACACAGACCACCCTTCTCTCCTTCGTGGACGAGCATATCAGTGAACTCAGTACCCATGAGGGCATCGATATGTCGAAGAGCAGTGTCTGGACTTACAGAAAGATTCGCAAGAATCTCGCTGAGTTCATCGGGGAGAAGTATAGGTTGACTGATTTGGCTTTCGGACAGCTGACCGAGCCTTTCATCAGTGACTTTCACCATTACTTGCTTGACGAGAAAGACTTTTCATCAGGAACCATCACCATCTATGTGTCGCTCTTCAAGAAGATGTGCCGCATCGCCTTTGAGCGAGGCTTGTGCAAGAACCTGCTGTTCGCCCATTATCGGGTTGGCACTCCAAGGGTTATGACACCCAAGGCTCTCAGCATGTCTGATTTCATAAAAATCCGTGATGTGGAACTGCCCGAAGACAAGCCGAGACTATCCGTTAGCCGTGACCTGTTTCTTTTCGCCTGCTATGCAGGAACAGCCTTCATAGACACCGTTTCCATCACGAAAGCCAATGTCAAGGTGTTGGAGGATGGTGACAAATGGCTCATCTATAACCGCAAGAAGACTGGAACACTTGCCAGGGTGAAACTCCTGCCCGAGGCGTTGGAGCTGATGGCGAAATACGAGGACGGGGCAAGAGATACCCTTTTCCCATTGCTGAGCACGAATCGTGTTCGTATCGACCTCATCACCATCTGCAAGTTGGCGGAAACGAGCAAGACCTATTCCTACCATTCGGGACGACACTCGTTCGCTAGCCTCATTACGCTGGAGGCTGGTGTGCCGATGGAGACCATCTGCAGGATGCTCGGTCACAAGGATGTGAAGATGACGCAGCGGTATGCGAGAGTAACCCAAAAGAAGCTGTTTGAGGACATGGACAAGTTCATCGCTGCAACCGAGAAGGACTTTATTCTCGCATTATGA
- a CDS encoding site-specific integrase: protein MSRSTFSILPYINRQKVKADGTANILCRITVDGKSAAISTGISCTPQEWNAKKGEVRNARDNGRLASFLAGVKDKYNSFLTTNGIITVEMLKAVLKDKDTTGRFLLNFGDTIVEWYRTSKARQTFLHKRTWQKNLRAFVHSLDKDDIAFEDIDENFGEEYKLFLKRDQGRIDSYVNHCLLWLNMLMYKAVDRSIIRFNPIAKIGYEKKAAPKMTHISKADFIKMLSTPMADERTELARRCFIFASLTSLSYINVKKLYPHHISENSEGRKFIRKEREKTGVEFFVPLHPIAEKILSLYNTTDDSKPVFPLGEKKDIYLDVHTLGMVLGISNKLGFHASRHTFGVLMLNEDIPIGSIAKMMGHADITSTQVYAQVTEQKISNDMDKLIAKRERNKNPMA, encoded by the coding sequence ATGAGCAGAAGTACATTTTCAATTTTGCCTTACATCAACAGACAGAAGGTGAAGGCAGACGGAACAGCCAACATACTTTGCCGCATCACCGTTGACGGCAAAAGTGCAGCCATTTCCACAGGCATATCCTGTACCCCACAGGAGTGGAACGCCAAGAAGGGAGAGGTACGGAACGCAAGGGACAACGGACGATTGGCAAGTTTCCTTGCTGGGGTCAAGGATAAATACAACTCATTTCTTACCACCAACGGCATCATCACCGTGGAAATGCTGAAGGCTGTGTTGAAGGACAAGGACACGACAGGAAGGTTCTTGCTGAACTTTGGTGATACCATCGTGGAATGGTATCGAACCTCAAAAGCCAGACAAACCTTTCTGCACAAGCGGACATGGCAGAAGAACCTGAGAGCCTTTGTCCATTCGTTGGATAAGGACGACATCGCCTTTGAGGACATAGACGAGAATTTCGGGGAGGAATACAAGCTATTCCTGAAACGAGACCAGGGACGTATCGACAGCTACGTGAACCATTGCCTTCTCTGGCTGAACATGTTGATGTACAAGGCAGTGGACAGGAGTATTATCCGCTTCAATCCCATAGCCAAGATAGGGTATGAGAAGAAGGCAGCCCCGAAGATGACCCATATCAGCAAGGCAGACTTCATCAAGATGCTCTCTACCCCGATGGCTGACGAGCGAACGGAGCTTGCACGCAGATGTTTCATTTTTGCCTCGCTCACCTCCTTATCCTATATAAATGTAAAGAAACTGTACCCTCACCATATCAGTGAGAACTCCGAGGGTAGGAAGTTCATCCGCAAGGAAAGAGAGAAGACAGGCGTGGAGTTCTTCGTGCCACTCCATCCGATAGCCGAGAAGATTCTTTCGCTCTACAATACCACGGACGACAGCAAGCCTGTTTTTCCACTGGGTGAGAAGAAAGACATCTATCTTGATGTGCATACCCTTGGAATGGTGCTTGGCATAAGCAATAAGTTGGGATTCCACGCCAGCCGCCATACATTCGGAGTCTTGATGCTCAACGAGGATATTCCCATCGGCAGCATAGCCAAGATGATGGGACACGCAGACATTACAAGCACACAGGTCTATGCGCAGGTGACGGAGCAGAAGATTTCAAATGACATGGATAAGCTTATTGCCAAGCGAGAAAGGAACAAAAATCCAATGGCATAG
- a CDS encoding helix-turn-helix domain-containing protein, which yields MSNEVMTRNSEWMNHIVNHLNRMVDNFERAVMNYRPMLDGERFMTDKELCARLQLSRRALQDYRNNGVIPYIQLGGKILYRESDIQKILMANYREAYRMKGV from the coding sequence ATGAGCAATGAAGTAATGACAAGAAACAGCGAGTGGATGAACCACATCGTGAACCACCTCAACCGAATGGTTGACAATTTTGAACGTGCCGTGATGAACTACCGCCCCATGCTTGACGGTGAGCGCTTCATGACGGACAAGGAGCTTTGTGCCAGGCTGCAACTGAGCCGAAGAGCCCTGCAGGACTACCGAAACAACGGTGTCATCCCGTATATCCAGCTTGGCGGAAAGATTCTCTACCGCGAGTCCGACATTCAGAAGATTCTGATGGCTAACTATCGTGAGGCGTACCGAATGAAAGGTGTGTAG
- a CDS encoding helix-turn-helix domain-containing protein: MGFIVFEEEAFNYLDAQLENFVKRMDRIRERSEDKTMNKWLDTQDVCQTLNICPRTVQTLRDNGTLAYTQISHKTYYKPEDVMAIVAVVEDRKKDMRFRKRTG; encoded by the coding sequence ATGGGATTCATCGTATTCGAGGAAGAGGCATTCAACTATCTTGATGCCCAGTTGGAGAACTTCGTGAAGCGCATGGACAGAATCCGTGAGCGCAGTGAGGACAAGACCATGAACAAGTGGCTCGACACGCAGGACGTGTGTCAGACGCTCAACATCTGCCCACGGACAGTGCAGACGCTTCGGGACAACGGAACTTTGGCTTATACGCAAATCAGCCACAAGACCTACTACAAGCCGGAGGACGTGATGGCTATCGTAGCAGTAGTGGAGGACAGGAAAAAGGACATGCGCTTTCGCAAGCGCACAGGTTAG
- a CDS encoding DUF3408 domain-containing protein — MARTKETKMSPEQQEKMTQEVVASLQSSTYGKDYAQEHSSFFEEVENSDLEVVTENVAATTSCMEDELTNEAQSPPNPQKRISGKQRKATLEEYQQTFLQVPRIDDRKPVFVSSDVRDRLDRVVRILGGRRMSVSGIIENIVRHHLSLYEEDFEAWRKL, encoded by the coding sequence ATGGCAAGAACAAAAGAAACGAAAATGTCTCCTGAACAGCAGGAGAAAATGACACAGGAGGTGGTGGCTTCGCTTCAATCATCCACTTATGGTAAAGACTATGCCCAAGAACATAGCTCTTTCTTTGAAGAGGTGGAGAACTCCGATTTAGAAGTTGTGACAGAGAATGTGGCTGCAACAACCTCCTGTATGGAGGACGAGCTAACGAACGAGGCTCAATCGCCACCGAATCCGCAGAAGCGCATCAGTGGCAAGCAGCGCAAGGCGACATTGGAGGAGTATCAGCAGACATTCCTCCAAGTTCCAAGGATTGACGACCGCAAGCCAGTCTTTGTCAGTTCCGATGTGCGAGACCGTCTTGATCGTGTCGTCCGCATCCTCGGAGGGAGACGCATGAGCGTATCGGGCATCATCGAGAACATCGTGCGCCACCACCTAAGCCTTTATGAAGAGGACTTCGAGGCTTGGCGCAAATTGTGA
- a CDS encoding plasmid mobilization protein: protein MTNVQEQDKRKGGRPPTGRVRKLSKSVTVKFSKPSYEALKLRARKANRKLAEYIRESALNGEVVSGHNAETVAIAKKLIGMANNLNQLTKLSHQRGFHETHVYVVDLLRRLKEILGEYRQASPKSKPCGIGRKEDAT from the coding sequence ATGACAAACGTACAGGAACAAGACAAGAGAAAGGGCGGAAGACCGCCCACAGGCAGGGTTCGCAAGCTGTCGAAGTCTGTTACGGTGAAGTTCTCGAAGCCAAGCTACGAGGCATTGAAACTGAGGGCGAGAAAAGCCAACCGCAAGTTGGCGGAGTACATCCGTGAGTCCGCCTTGAACGGCGAGGTGGTCAGCGGACACAATGCAGAGACGGTAGCCATCGCCAAGAAACTCATTGGCATGGCGAACAACCTCAACCAACTTACCAAGCTGTCGCATCAGAGAGGTTTCCATGAAACCCATGTATATGTGGTGGACTTGTTGAGAAGATTGAAAGAAATCCTTGGCGAGTATCGCCAAGCAAGTCCAAAATCTAAGCCATGCGGAATAGGCAGAAAGGAGGATGCCACATGA